In Salinigranum marinum, one DNA window encodes the following:
- a CDS encoding cation:proton antiporter, with protein MVEFSLLELGELFVVVAIAGAVGARLGLSVIPLYVVGGTLASPFVAGRLGMPYVETGEALTLLAELGIVLLLFFLGLEFSLDRLLAARTNITRSGLIDISINLPIGVVIGLALGWSLVEALLLGGIVYISSSAIITKSLIDLGWIANAESEPILGTLVFEDLVIAVYLAVVTSLVIGGDGIGQVAQSLAVAFGFLGALLVAVQYGTRFFTDVLDVDAPEPFVLRTLGVLVPIAGFALSLGVSEAVAAFFIGMGFSTTEHRERIERRLLGIRDVFAAVFFFWIGVNTDPRLVVAVAVPLAITVVVTTPTKIVSGYYGGRVYDLPPKRSLRVGLGMVSRGEFSLVIAALAAGGTGRVMTEIIPAFAVGYVLVMSTLGTVLMGESDRLERLVFSQGTAEQVADG; from the coding sequence ATGGTCGAGTTCTCGCTTCTCGAACTCGGAGAACTGTTCGTCGTGGTCGCCATCGCGGGGGCGGTCGGCGCGCGCCTCGGTCTCTCGGTCATCCCGCTGTACGTCGTCGGCGGAACCCTCGCCAGCCCGTTCGTCGCCGGTCGCCTCGGCATGCCGTACGTCGAGACGGGCGAGGCGCTGACTCTGCTCGCGGAGCTCGGGATCGTCCTCCTGCTGTTCTTCCTCGGCTTAGAGTTCAGCCTCGACCGCCTGCTCGCGGCGCGGACGAACATCACCCGATCGGGGCTCATCGACATCAGCATCAACCTCCCCATCGGCGTCGTCATCGGCCTCGCGCTCGGGTGGTCGCTCGTCGAGGCGCTTCTGTTGGGCGGGATCGTCTACATCTCCTCTAGTGCGATCATCACCAAGTCGCTGATCGACCTCGGCTGGATCGCCAACGCGGAGTCCGAACCGATCCTGGGGACGCTCGTCTTCGAGGACCTCGTCATCGCCGTCTACCTCGCGGTCGTCACCTCGCTCGTCATCGGCGGCGACGGCATCGGACAGGTGGCACAGAGCCTCGCGGTCGCCTTCGGCTTCCTCGGGGCGCTCCTCGTGGCCGTCCAGTACGGCACACGTTTTTTCACCGACGTGCTCGACGTCGACGCGCCCGAACCGTTCGTCCTCCGGACGCTCGGCGTCCTCGTCCCGATCGCGGGCTTCGCGCTCTCGCTCGGCGTGAGCGAGGCGGTCGCGGCCTTTTTCATCGGGATGGGCTTCTCGACGACCGAACACCGCGAGCGCATCGAGCGCCGGCTCCTCGGCATCCGCGACGTGTTCGCCGCCGTCTTCTTCTTCTGGATCGGCGTCAACACCGACCCGCGGCTCGTCGTCGCGGTGGCGGTCCCGCTCGCTATCACGGTCGTCGTGACCACCCCCACGAAGATCGTCTCGGGCTACTACGGCGGCCGCGTCTACGACCTCCCGCCGAAGCGGTCGCTCCGGGTCGGCCTCGGCATGGTCTCCCGCGGCGAGTTCTCGCTCGTCATCGCGGCGCTCGCCGCGGGCGGTACCGGCCGCGTGATGACCGAGATCATCCCGGCGTTCGCGGTGGGGTACGTGCTCGTGATGAGCACCCTCGGCACCGTGTTGATGGGAGAGTCCGACCGGCTCGAACGGCTGGTATTCAGTCAGGGGACGGCCGAACAGGTGGCCGACGGGTAG
- a CDS encoding class II aldolase/adducin family protein, with amino-acid sequence MSVDSLELKKQLMTGCRVLDSFGIFDEQGHLSSRVGDGSDLICINGNTSPGTAGIQEFETYDLTRSGYPDSVPGETPIHSQIYRARDDVGAICHNHSPYAVIVASAGLELRPVHQVGTIQKNSVAVYDEYDERGGTLITTDSEAKDVAALLGDDRALMLKGHGAVVAGATVTEAVLGSIKLEYNAMLIYHQAAIGEPWYLPEHVIEQNVEFVWDEAKMEKSIDYYLSNADVLNSFV; translated from the coding sequence GTGTCTGTAGATTCCCTCGAACTGAAAAAACAGTTGATGACCGGATGTAGAGTTCTGGACAGCTTCGGGATCTTTGACGAGCAGGGACACCTGAGCAGTCGAGTCGGAGACGGATCCGACCTGATCTGCATCAACGGGAATACGAGCCCCGGGACGGCGGGGATACAGGAGTTCGAGACGTACGACCTGACGCGCTCGGGCTACCCTGACTCGGTCCCCGGCGAGACGCCGATCCACTCGCAGATCTATCGAGCACGTGACGATGTCGGGGCGATCTGTCACAACCACTCCCCCTACGCAGTCATCGTCGCGAGCGCGGGTCTGGAGTTGCGACCCGTCCATCAGGTCGGGACGATCCAGAAGAACTCCGTCGCCGTGTACGATGAGTACGACGAACGCGGCGGAACGCTGATCACGACGGATAGCGAGGCGAAGGACGTGGCGGCGTTGCTCGGCGACGACCGGGCACTGATGCTGAAGGGCCATGGTGCCGTCGTGGCGGGAGCGACCGTCACGGAGGCCGTGCTGGGGAGCATCAAGCTCGAGTACAACGCCATGCTGATCTACCACCAGGCGGCCATCGGCGAACCGTGGTATCTCCCCGAACACGTCATCGAACAGAACGTCGAGTTCGTCTGGGACGAGGCCAAGATGGAGAAGTCCATCGACTACTACCTGAGCAACGCGGATGTCTTGAACTCGTTCGTGTGA
- a CDS encoding M20 family metallopeptidase, with amino-acid sequence MDNGDGYAFEAHIDDEYMIETLVELLQEDTAVPLGPETLMEPDHEKLVHFVQEVFRPKLREIGVHEIIELPKNQLAVRMGSGDTDESLLVMAYTPAQHHNWMENPFSGKIGIPDDPAIDEPCAFGQGAEQNKAHLAAILTLLKAFVDGETTIDGTVYFVVNNEARSTHECSRAMLPELDPTPDQGLLLIGGGNAVQVANRGRVDVLVHVEGQVTHSSDPDGGLNAIMGATEVIDRIDAIEFTAEHPTLGRPHALPYQLSFDPVAPHTLPEYARLKIDRRLLPGEDVDAAVDGIREAIGDMSPYEVTVEKDVVMEPSVVDPDEPVVRRLQRSIESLDSEPAELYHAKGAFDAGGLTNRGIPTVMWGRPERGETIMGDDYVTLRGVREEVRIVGRTIVDGLSLPPSASD; translated from the coding sequence ATGGACAACGGCGACGGCTACGCGTTCGAAGCGCACATCGACGACGAGTATATGATCGAGACGCTAGTCGAACTCTTGCAGGAGGACACGGCGGTTCCACTCGGACCGGAGACGCTGATGGAACCGGACCACGAGAAACTCGTCCACTTCGTTCAGGAGGTGTTCCGGCCGAAGTTACGGGAGATTGGCGTTCACGAGATCATCGAGTTGCCGAAGAACCAGCTCGCGGTTCGGATGGGCTCCGGTGATACCGACGAGAGTCTGCTCGTCATGGCGTACACGCCCGCACAGCACCACAACTGGATGGAAAACCCCTTTTCGGGGAAGATCGGTATCCCGGACGATCCGGCGATCGACGAGCCCTGTGCGTTCGGGCAGGGTGCCGAGCAGAACAAAGCACACCTCGCGGCGATCCTCACCCTCCTGAAGGCGTTCGTCGACGGGGAGACGACGATCGACGGCACGGTGTACTTCGTGGTGAACAACGAGGCGCGGAGCACGCACGAGTGTTCACGGGCGATGCTCCCGGAGTTAGATCCCACCCCCGATCAGGGGCTCCTCCTCATCGGGGGCGGGAACGCAGTCCAGGTCGCGAACCGTGGTCGTGTGGACGTGCTCGTCCACGTCGAGGGGCAGGTCACGCACTCGAGCGATCCCGACGGGGGTCTGAACGCGATCATGGGGGCGACCGAGGTGATCGACCGCATCGACGCGATCGAGTTCACGGCCGAACACCCGACACTGGGACGGCCACACGCGCTTCCCTACCAACTCTCGTTCGACCCGGTGGCACCACACACACTCCCGGAGTACGCACGGCTCAAGATCGACCGTCGACTGCTCCCGGGCGAGGACGTCGACGCGGCTGTCGACGGGATTCGCGAGGCGATCGGCGACATGTCTCCCTACGAGGTGACCGTCGAGAAGGATGTCGTCATGGAACCGTCAGTGGTCGACCCCGACGAGCCGGTCGTGCGGCGACTCCAGCGATCGATCGAGTCGCTCGACAGCGAACCGGCCGAACTATACCACGCGAAGGGCGCGTTCGATGCCGGGGGGCTGACGAACCGGGGGATCCCGACAGTCATGTGGGGTCGCCCCGAGCGGGGGGAGACGATCATGGGCGACGACTACGTCACGCTCCGTGGCGTCCGTGAGGAGGTGCGGATCGTCGGACGGACGATCGTCGACGGACTCTCGTTACCGCCGTCGGCGAGCGACTGA
- a CDS encoding LLM class flavin-dependent oxidoreductase encodes MDVGVKAEQLGFDSVWVRDHVFIPPEDKEHGGITEDTFLEPLLTHAALSSVTEEIDLGTAILWPCRHPIKLAQNIGTLSYLSDGRVHIGFGPGRHKHEFDALDIPYEKRPQLIEENFEVVHRLLTEVDVSHEGELYEFENVTINPRPTEEVPLWYGGGSVTSVRRSARIAEGWLPGRLLLEDFKKKMRLLRDEEEKHGSDISVGFVPLVSVDETTEAAEDRLNFPLLIQDVNKYTNRGYTDKEEIRGYFIAGTATECAEQLQGYIDNGMDYVIFDYRHSFDDIGLQMELTADEIIPLLR; translated from the coding sequence ATGGACGTCGGGGTCAAGGCAGAGCAACTCGGGTTCGACTCGGTGTGGGTTCGAGATCACGTGTTCATCCCCCCGGAGGACAAAGAACACGGCGGCATCACGGAGGATACGTTCCTGGAGCCACTGTTGACCCACGCGGCCTTGAGCTCGGTCACCGAGGAGATAGATCTCGGGACGGCGATCCTCTGGCCGTGTCGTCACCCGATCAAATTGGCGCAGAACATCGGAACGCTGAGCTACCTCTCCGACGGGCGGGTTCACATCGGCTTCGGACCCGGCCGGCACAAACACGAGTTCGACGCGCTCGATATCCCGTACGAGAAACGCCCGCAGTTGATCGAGGAGAACTTCGAGGTCGTCCACCGCCTGCTCACGGAGGTAGATGTCTCCCACGAGGGCGAACTCTACGAGTTCGAGAACGTGACGATCAACCCACGACCCACCGAGGAGGTTCCGCTCTGGTACGGGGGTGGATCGGTGACGTCCGTTCGACGGTCGGCGCGGATCGCCGAGGGCTGGCTCCCGGGACGCCTGCTTCTGGAGGACTTCAAAAAGAAGATGCGGCTCCTTCGGGACGAAGAGGAGAAACACGGGAGTGACATCTCAGTCGGGTTCGTCCCGCTTGTCAGCGTCGACGAGACGACAGAGGCCGCCGAAGACCGGTTGAACTTCCCGCTCCTCATTCAGGACGTCAACAAGTACACGAACAGAGGATACACCGACAAGGAGGAGATCCGCGGCTACTTCATCGCGGGCACGGCCACTGAGTGCGCAGAACAGTTGCAGGGATACATCGACAACGGCATGGACTACGTGATCTTCGACTACCGACACTCGTTCGACGACATCGGGCTACAGATGGAACTGACCGCCGACGAGATCATTCCGCTCCTGCGGTGA
- a CDS encoding ABC transporter ATP-binding protein, giving the protein MADTATAHRRSRSTPVLEADNVLKLYNDDDPSKEVVRAVEHASFRIERNEFVSLLGPSGCGKTTLLHIFAGLTNQTEGRVLYQGEPIERPSTDRAVVFQHFNLFPWRTTLSNVAFGLEMTGHPKADRKERAAKYIEMVGLKGFEESYPRELSGGMQQRVGLARALAVDPTVLLMDEPFGALDAQTRQVMQTELLRIWEQDRKTILFVTHDIEEALLLSDRILVMGNDPSNVRREVDVPFDRPRYGHDIEEQAEFIRLRRDIWNTMQNEPRNKTA; this is encoded by the coding sequence ATGGCCGATACGGCAACCGCTCACCGGAGGAGCCGATCGACTCCCGTTCTGGAAGCGGACAACGTACTCAAACTGTACAACGATGACGACCCGTCGAAGGAGGTGGTGCGGGCGGTCGAGCACGCGTCGTTTCGGATCGAACGGAACGAGTTCGTCTCGTTGCTCGGGCCGAGCGGGTGTGGGAAGACGACGCTACTGCACATCTTCGCCGGGCTGACCAACCAGACCGAGGGTCGCGTGCTGTACCAGGGAGAGCCGATCGAACGCCCGAGCACCGACCGTGCCGTAGTGTTTCAGCACTTCAACCTCTTTCCGTGGCGGACGACGCTCTCGAACGTCGCGTTCGGCTTGGAGATGACGGGACACCCGAAGGCGGACCGGAAGGAACGAGCCGCGAAGTACATCGAGATGGTCGGACTAAAGGGGTTTGAGGAGAGCTATCCGCGTGAACTCTCCGGCGGGATGCAACAGCGAGTTGGGCTCGCACGGGCGCTGGCAGTCGACCCGACGGTACTGCTGATGGACGAGCCGTTCGGTGCTCTCGACGCGCAGACGAGACAGGTAATGCAGACGGAACTCCTCCGAATCTGGGAACAGGACCGAAAGACGATCCTGTTCGTCACTCACGACATCGAGGAGGCGCTCCTTCTGTCGGACCGCATTCTAGTGATGGGCAACGACCCGAGCAACGTCCGTCGCGAGGTCGACGTGCCGTTCGACCGGCCACGCTACGGGCACGACATCGAAGAGCAAGCGGAGTTTATCCGGCTGCGCCGCGACATCTGGAACACGATGCAGAACGAGCCGCGGAACAAGACGGCATGA
- a CDS encoding ABC transporter permease, translating into MSLRTRTGLDVVSAEPLRHPRVQQLVVWGGILCVWELVGRSVGDFFLPSFSATVLAFVDIYASGEILAPLYNSLQQLLLGFFLALAVSLPLGMVIARSRVAKKAFEPYINFMFVTSVSSMLPLLIIVFGTQLNFRVAVVFLFCVFHMLLTFQAGVEDIDVELIRAGRAYEANGVGMFRHVIFPAALPEIITGVRLGIGRAFKGMVLAELWILAGVGQLLNAYQLYQQVDRLFAAILSLMILAILSVKGLYWVEKRVAPWRGASDH; encoded by the coding sequence ATGAGCCTGCGCACCCGTACGGGACTCGACGTCGTCTCGGCCGAGCCTCTCCGTCACCCACGGGTCCAGCAACTCGTGGTGTGGGGAGGGATCCTCTGCGTGTGGGAACTCGTCGGGCGCTCGGTCGGTGACTTCTTCCTGCCGTCGTTCTCGGCGACCGTCCTCGCGTTCGTTGACATCTACGCCTCTGGCGAGATTCTCGCGCCCCTGTATAACAGCCTCCAGCAGCTCCTGCTCGGCTTCTTTTTAGCCTTGGCCGTGTCGCTCCCGCTGGGGATGGTGATCGCCCGGAGCAGGGTGGCCAAGAAGGCGTTCGAGCCGTACATCAACTTCATGTTCGTCACGTCGGTGTCGAGCATGCTGCCGCTGTTGATCATCGTCTTCGGGACCCAGCTGAACTTTCGTGTCGCGGTCGTGTTCCTCTTTTGTGTGTTCCACATGCTCCTCACGTTCCAGGCGGGCGTTGAGGACATCGACGTGGAACTTATCAGGGCCGGCAGAGCGTACGAAGCGAACGGTGTCGGTATGTTCCGACACGTCATCTTCCCCGCGGCCCTCCCCGAGATCATCACCGGGGTGCGCCTCGGGATCGGTCGCGCGTTCAAAGGCATGGTCCTCGCGGAGCTGTGGATCCTGGCGGGTGTCGGGCAACTCTTGAACGCCTACCAGCTCTACCAGCAGGTAGACCGCCTCTTCGCGGCGATCCTCTCGCTCATGATCTTGGCGATCCTCAGCGTCAAGGGACTCTACTGGGTCGAGAAACGGGTCGCGCCGTGGCGTGGCGCATCCGACCACTGA
- a CDS encoding ABC transporter permease: MPDTTGLGPIKTIRRRLTGFRLGHLADEWGIQALSVALVLGAWNFGLSSIDSFLFPTPVRVLESMIQHLFVEPVLLWAIVDALLFAGVGYLAAAVLGVSTGVLIGLWTPARNTLNPILDALYITPIIALIPLVILVFGLSIVAKVFIVFLMSVFVIAFNTITGIEETPDELVAAASVFGASDLQVFREVYINAALPNILAGLRLGSGRAVRGMVIAELFIFADELGEFLVGAGQTFNMPRLYATIFSLSLAGLVVVKLARAIELSLLSYRATEA, encoded by the coding sequence ATGCCAGACACGACAGGGCTGGGCCCGATCAAAACGATCAGGCGCCGGCTCACGGGGTTTCGACTCGGCCACCTGGCCGACGAGTGGGGAATTCAGGCACTCTCGGTGGCTCTGGTCTTGGGCGCGTGGAACTTCGGCCTCTCGTCGATCGATTCGTTTCTGTTCCCGACGCCCGTCAGGGTGCTCGAGAGCATGATCCAGCACCTGTTCGTCGAACCCGTCCTCCTGTGGGCCATCGTCGACGCACTGCTCTTCGCCGGTGTCGGCTACCTCGCTGCCGCCGTCCTCGGCGTGTCGACGGGCGTCCTGATCGGGCTCTGGACGCCAGCACGGAACACGCTCAATCCGATTCTGGACGCGCTGTACATCACGCCCATCATCGCGTTGATCCCGCTCGTCATTCTGGTGTTCGGCCTCTCCATAGTCGCGAAGGTGTTCATCGTCTTCCTGATGTCGGTGTTCGTCATCGCGTTCAACACGATCACCGGAATCGAAGAGACGCCCGACGAACTCGTCGCGGCCGCGAGCGTGTTCGGTGCAAGCGACCTGCAAGTCTTCCGTGAAGTGTACATCAACGCCGCGCTCCCGAACATCCTGGCCGGTCTCCGACTCGGGTCCGGACGGGCGGTCAGAGGGATGGTGATCGCGGAACTGTTCATTTTCGCCGACGAACTCGGCGAGTTCCTCGTCGGTGCGGGACAGACGTTCAACATGCCGCGTCTCTACGCGACGATCTTCTCCCTGTCGCTCGCCGGGCTCGTCGTCGTGAAGCTCGCTCGAGCGATCGAACTGAGCCTGCTGTCGTACAGAGCGACCGAGGCGTAA
- a CDS encoding MFS transporter has protein sequence MTLAFGWFLSMGIRVTVPALLPYIRAEFGFDLTTAGLLLTLLWSAYALGQFPGGILADWAGERTVLVTSTALGAVAAVVVAAAVTPVTVLVAIVGLGLTTALYGPTRFTILSDIYDRRDGVAMGLTQSAGHVGNAVVPVVAGTIAAAVSWRAGFVYTIPAFLLTAVGLWLVIPTRTGADATDEAVLPSPRYVCRQLVDPRVAGLTVVLLLVMFVIQAFTGFYTTYLTEIKEFRPATAAALFGLFYASGTVVQPVAGAGGDRFSATRVMCVALAIGLIPMVAFPFVDGLYPVAGLTLAAGALLGVTPVALARLVRGLPADMNGTGLGLLRTVYFLGGATGPLVFGAFANRGRFEVAFGLLAGLVVATLLLAVLVGSD, from the coding sequence GTGACACTGGCGTTCGGGTGGTTCCTCTCGATGGGTATCCGTGTGACCGTGCCGGCGCTGTTACCGTACATCCGCGCGGAGTTCGGTTTCGACCTCACGACGGCGGGACTCCTCCTCACCCTGTTGTGGTCGGCGTACGCGCTCGGACAGTTTCCGGGCGGCATCCTCGCCGACTGGGCGGGCGAACGGACCGTCCTCGTCACTAGCACCGCGCTCGGTGCCGTCGCTGCCGTCGTCGTCGCCGCCGCGGTGACCCCGGTGACGGTACTGGTCGCGATCGTCGGATTGGGACTGACGACCGCGCTGTACGGCCCGACGCGGTTCACCATTCTCTCGGACATCTACGACCGACGTGACGGGGTCGCCATGGGTCTCACACAGTCGGCCGGCCACGTGGGTAACGCCGTGGTGCCCGTCGTCGCCGGGACGATCGCCGCGGCGGTCTCGTGGCGTGCCGGCTTCGTTTACACGATCCCTGCGTTCTTGCTCACGGCGGTCGGTCTCTGGCTCGTTATCCCGACGAGAACGGGAGCGGACGCAACCGACGAGGCCGTTCTCCCGTCCCCACGCTACGTCTGTAGACAGTTGGTTGATCCACGGGTCGCGGGATTGACCGTGGTGCTGCTCTTGGTCATGTTCGTCATCCAGGCGTTCACCGGGTTTTACACCACGTATCTCACCGAAATCAAGGAATTCCGACCCGCAACGGCGGCAGCACTGTTCGGGCTGTTCTACGCGTCGGGCACGGTCGTCCAGCCCGTGGCTGGCGCGGGTGGGGATCGGTTCTCCGCGACCCGCGTGATGTGCGTCGCGCTCGCAATCGGACTCATCCCGATGGTCGCGTTTCCGTTCGTGGACGGCCTCTACCCAGTCGCGGGGCTGACGCTCGCCGCTGGAGCCCTGCTTGGGGTAACCCCCGTCGCACTGGCACGGCTGGTACGCGGCCTCCCGGCCGATATGAACGGAACCGGGCTGGGACTGTTGCGAACGGTGTACTTCCTCGGCGGGGCGACCGGTCCGCTCGTTTTCGGGGCGTTCGCCAACCGCGGTCGGTTCGAGGTGGCGTTCGGCCTCCTCGCGGGTCTCGTCGTTGCGACGCTCTTGCTCGCCGTGCTGGTCGGCTCCGACTGA
- the cofH gene encoding 7,8-didemethyl-8-hydroxy-5-deazariboflavin synthase subunit CofH, producing the protein MEHGALGSSVSETAFRFELTPETDQSFENALSKARNGDRLTVDDGVELLTTGTDREGIDPHRKESVLEAADRRRAERVGDEVTFVANLNNNVTTACNTGCLFCNFKDTAASFERSADTDHGGFTKPPAESRRIVRDALARGIYEVTSVSGLHPAFALDAEHHEILLSYENPASDVNYKPPAAYDTDPGTYLEQMRAMSADGAHLHSMTPEEAYHARRGTEWSYEEVYRRLKQAGLASVPGTAAEILVDEVREVICPGKIDTGEWLDAMRAVASVGLPMTATIMYGHVENEMHRVIHLKRIRDLQDRTGNITEFVPLSFVHQTTPLYERGLVDGGASHAEDELMIAVSRLFLDNVEHIQSSWVKYGDERGLKLLSCGADDFMGTVLSEEITKRAGGGHGEFRSFDDYVEMIRSIGRTPVERSTDYEMRRVVDEEPPCGPTLGPQADGTSLLDEPL; encoded by the coding sequence ATGGAACACGGAGCGCTGGGTTCGTCTGTCTCTGAGACGGCTTTCCGGTTCGAGTTGACGCCGGAGACGGACCAGTCGTTCGAGAACGCTCTCTCGAAAGCCCGTAACGGCGATCGACTCACTGTCGACGACGGTGTCGAACTCCTCACGACCGGGACCGACCGGGAGGGGATCGACCCCCATCGCAAAGAGTCGGTGTTGGAGGCCGCCGACCGCCGACGCGCCGAGCGTGTCGGTGACGAGGTGACGTTCGTCGCGAACCTCAACAACAACGTCACCACCGCGTGTAACACGGGCTGTCTATTCTGCAACTTCAAGGACACCGCCGCGAGCTTCGAGCGATCGGCCGACACCGACCACGGTGGATTCACCAAACCCCCCGCGGAGTCACGACGGATCGTCCGGGACGCGCTCGCGCGTGGCATCTACGAGGTGACCTCGGTGTCGGGACTTCATCCCGCCTTCGCGCTTGACGCCGAACACCACGAGATACTGCTGAGCTACGAGAACCCTGCGAGCGACGTCAACTACAAACCACCGGCAGCGTACGACACCGACCCGGGGACCTACCTCGAACAGATGCGAGCAATGAGTGCGGACGGTGCGCATCTGCACTCGATGACTCCGGAAGAGGCGTATCATGCCCGTCGCGGCACTGAGTGGTCGTACGAGGAGGTCTATCGGCGGCTCAAACAGGCCGGACTCGCGAGCGTTCCCGGCACCGCGGCCGAGATCCTCGTCGACGAGGTGCGTGAGGTCATCTGTCCCGGCAAGATCGACACCGGTGAGTGGCTCGACGCGATGCGTGCCGTGGCCAGCGTCGGATTGCCGATGACTGCGACGATCATGTACGGTCACGTGGAAAACGAGATGCACCGGGTGATCCATCTCAAGCGGATCCGAGATCTCCAAGACCGGACCGGAAACATCACCGAGTTCGTTCCGCTGTCGTTCGTTCATCAGACGACGCCGCTGTACGAGCGTGGCCTCGTCGACGGTGGGGCCTCGCACGCAGAGGACGAACTGATGATCGCGGTCTCTCGGCTGTTCCTCGACAACGTCGAGCACATCCAGTCGTCGTGGGTGAAGTACGGCGACGAGCGAGGGCTGAAGCTGTTGTCGTGTGGTGCGGACGACTTCATGGGCACCGTCCTCTCCGAGGAGATAACCAAACGAGCCGGCGGCGGTCACGGGGAGTTCCGATCTTTCGACGACTACGTCGAGATGATCCGTTCGATCGGTCGGACTCCGGTGGAACGATCGACCGACTACGAGATGCGACGCGTCGTCGACGAGGAACCGCCCTGTGGGCCGACGCTCGGTCCACAGGCCGACGGAACGTCGTTGCTCGACGAACCGCTCTAG